The DNA window CGCCAAGTTCTACTACCTGACACAGGTGGAGACCAACCCGCCCACCTTCGTCTTCTTCGTCAACAACCCCGAGCTGGTGAAGGACTCCTACAAGAAGTACCTGGAGAAGACCCTGCGCAAGCTCTTCGACATCCCCTTCGCGCCCATCCGCATCCACTACCGCGCGAGCCGCGACAGCGAGCAGAAGTGGGGCTAGCGCGCATGCCGCGCCGCGGCCATTTGCGCTTGACAGGGGAGTTCGGGCAATTTAGGTAGTTTGTCCCCGCGCGGCATCGTCGCGCGGGCTCTGCGGAGAGGTGGCCGAGCTTGGCCGAAGGCGCACGCCTGCTAAGCGTGTATAGGGGCAAAACCTCTATCGTGGGTTCAAATCCCATCCTCTCCGCCATAGAAATCCCGAGGGGCCGCTTGCGGCCCCTTTTTTTGCGCCCGATACCCGGTTCCAGGGCGTCGGCTTTCCGACTCCGCCCGCCGCCGCCACGGGCCTGGCACGGCTCCGACACGGCTCCGCCGCGCCGCCGACCCGCCCGGGAAGCCGCACCAGGCGCCCGTCCGCGTTGACGAAGCCCCGTGGCTCGTCTATTGCATCGTCGGATGCCGCGGCGGACAGGCCGGACTGACCCGCGCCGCCGCAGACTCTCGCCGATTGCAAGGAGCGCCAATGGACATCTCCCAGACGGCCCTCGGGGGGCTGCTCTGCCTGCGCCCGAAGGTCTTTGCCGACGCGCGCGGCTTCTTTCTCGAATCCTACAACCGCGACGCCTTCCGCGAGGCGGGCATCACCTGCGAGTTCGTGCAGGACAACCACGCCTACAGCAAGGACAAGGGCGTGCTCAGGGGGCTTCACTTCCAGGCGCCGCCCAGCGCCCAGTCCAAGCTCGTCTGGGTCACGCGCGGCGCGGTCTTCGACGTCGCGGTCGACCTGCGCAGCGACTCCCCGACCTACGGCAGGTGGGAGGGCTTCACGCTCTCGGCCGAGAACTTCACGCGCCTCTTCATTCCGCGCGGCTTCGCGCACGGCTACGTGACCCTCACCCCGGACACCGAGTTCATGTACAAGGTGGACGCGGTCTACGATCCGAAGAGCGAGGGCGGCATCCGCTGGGACGACCCCGACCTGGCCATCGACTGGCCGGTGGAGGACCCCATGCTTTCGGACAAGGACAGGCGGCAGCCGGACTTCGCTTCCTTCAGGTCTCCTTTCAACTGCGAGAACACAACCAAGCCACAAGGCAGGTAGACGATGCAGGACAGCGCCGCGACTTCCCCAAAGGCCTGCGAAGGGCACCACGCAATCATCCTCGCGGGCGGCTCGGGCACCCGCCTGTGGCCCGTATCGCGCACCCTGCTGCCCAAGCAGCTCATGCCGCTCGGCGGCGAGAAGAGCCTTCTGCAGCAGACCGTGCTGCGCGCGCTCACCGTCTTTACGCCCGGCCACATCTGGGTGGTGACCAACGAGGAGCACGTCTTCGAGGTCCGCGCGCAGCTGCGCGAGATCGACCCCGCGCTGACCGCCCAGGCCCTGGCCGAGCCGGTCGGCCGCAACACCCTGCCCGCCATCCTGCTCGGCCTCGAGCGCGTCGTCGCCCAGGACGAGCGGGCCTGCGTCGCGGTCTTCCCCTCGGACCACATGATCAGGAACGACGAGGGCTGGCGCGCGAGCATGGAGCGGGCGCTCGAACTGGCAGCAAGCGACTGGTTCGTGACCTTCGGCGTGGAGCCGACCAAGCCCGAGACCGGCTACGGCTACATCCGCCACGGCCGCGAGCTCGGCGACGGCGCCTTCGAGGTCGCGGCCTTCGCGGAGAAGCCGGGCATCAAGGCGGCCCAGGCCTTCGTGGATTCCGGGGAATACTTCTGGAACAGCGGCATGTTCGTCTTCTCCGCCGAGCGCTTCCTGGGCGCCGTGGCCGACTTCCAGCCCGAGCTCGACGCCTGGTGGCGGACGCGCGGCGAGGCCCCCCTGACCCAGGGCTACGGCAAGCTGCCGGACATCTCCGTGGACTACGGCATCGCCGAGAAGATCGCCAAGCAGGCCGTGGTCAAGGCGGCCTTCGACTGGGACGACCTGGGCAACTGGGAGGCCATCTACCGCCTGGACCCCAAGGACTCCTGCGGCAACGCCGTGGAGGGCGACGTGCTGGCGCTCGGCTGCGAGGGCAACCTCTTGCTCTCGCGCGGCGGCAAGCTGGCCGCCGTGGGGCTGCGCAACATGATCGTCGTCCAGACCCGCGACGCCACCCTCATCTGCCCCAAGGACGAGGTCCAGCGCGTCAAGGACGTGGTCGGCCTGCTCAAGGCCCAGGGCAGCCCCCTGGTGGAGGCCCACGTCACGGTCAACCGCCCCTGGGGCAGCTACACCGTGCTGGAGGAGGGCAGCGGCTACAAGGTCAAGCGCATCATGGTCCATCCCGGCGCGCGCCTGTCGCAGCAGATGCACCACCACCGCTCCGAGCACTGGATCGTGATCAAGGGCACGGCCGTGGCCGAGGTGGACGACACGGAACACCTGCTCACGGAGAACCAGTCCATCGACATCCCCAAGGGCGGACGCCATCGCCTCTTCAATCCGGGCAAGCTGCCGCTCGAGATCATCGAGGTGCAGAGCGGCCCCTACCTCGAGGAGGACGACATCGTCCGCTTCGACGACATCTACGGGCGGATCCGCTCCTAGGCGCGAGGGCGGCCGGAGCATCAACAGACCGCAGGGAACCGCATCCGCGGCCGCAGGCTGACGCCTCGGCCGCACGCGAAGACGGCCGCCGGGCAGGATTCTGCCTCGCGGCCGTCACTTTTTTCACCTTCTCTCCGCCGTTCCGGCCCTCCCGGCGCCGCTCGCCGCCGTCCCGATCAGGGCCCGCGTCCCCCCAAGCCGTCTTGTTCTGTTTTTCCCAAGGCCGCTATCATCCCTGTGTCATTAGGTAATGCTGGCCTGTATAACCTGGTTGAATTATCAGTCAAAAACCTTGTGCGCGTAGCCGCTTCAAGTGTGTGAAAAAATTCCTAAAGCCTTGACAGGACGCCACCTATCTGCGATGAAGTCCGCTGTTTGCAGCATAAGCTGGCTCTCATCGATTTCCAAAACTTCATGGGGCGTGTGTATGGAGCGGAAAAGTGGCTTTGACACCGGAGCGCTGGCGTTTCTCTTTTTGGGCCTGCTCTTCGGTCTCGGGTTCGGCTGGTTCGTCTTTCCGCAGCTGCTCTACAGCGAGGTAAGACAACCCATTCCTTTCAACCACAAGACGCACATCGAGAACGCCGGCATGTCCTGCGAGGACTGCCACAAGTTCCGCGATGACGGCTCGTTTGCCGGGTACCCGGACACCGCGCAGTGCGGCGAGTGCCATGCCGACACCACCGGCGGCGACACTCCGGGCGAAAAGGCCATCGACAAGCTGGTGACCGAGTACGTCCAGCCCGGCAAGGAAGTGGAGTGGCAGACCTACCAGTACCAGCCGGACAACGTCTTTTTCACCCACAGCGCGCACCAGGCCTTCGAGTGCACGCAGTGCCATCCCGACATTGGCAACTCCGCCACGGCCCCGGTCCTCTACCGTGACCGGCTGACCGGCTACAGCAAGACGACGATGAAAATGGACCGCTGCGAGCGCTGCCACGCCGAGAACGGTGTCAGCAACGCCTGCTACGTGTGCCACAAGTAAAGGGGTGGGAGAGATATGAGTCTGACACGCAGAGGATTTCTCTTCGTCCTGGGCGCCGGCGCCGGCGTGACTCTGAGCCCGGTGCTGTGGAAGCTCACGGACGATGTCGCCATCTGGTCCCAGAACTGGCCCTGGATCCCCCGCCTGCAGTACGGCGCGCTCGCCAAGAAGCCCGGCCTCTCCAAGGCCTTCGCCGGCGGCTCGCCCCTCGAGGTGCTGACCGTGGCCGGACGCCCGGTCGAGGCCCAGGGACACGCCGACAATCCGCTCTCTCAGGGATCGCTGCCCGCCGTGGCCGCGCCCGAGGTGCAGATGCTCTACAAGGCGGCCCGCGTGACCGGGCCGATGAAGAAGACGGGCGAGGGCAAGTACGAGCCCATGGCCTGGGAGGACGCCGAGGCGCTCCTGGCCGAGAAGCTGAAGGAAGCCGGTCCGGCCACGGCCATGATCACCGGCGACGTGACCGGCACTTCGTCCGAGGTCTTCTCGGCCCTGCTGCGCGGCCTCGGCTCGACCGACCTCTACACCATGCCGAGCGAGCAGCAGAGCGCCGGCCGGGCCTGGCGCTCGGTCATGGGCGGCAAGGGCACGCCCGGCTACGACATCGAGAACAGCGACTGCATCCTGGCCCTCGGCCCGGATCTGCTCGAATCCTTCGGCACCCCGGTGCGCAACGCCAAGGCCTTCAGCCGCACGCGTCCCACCGGCGAGAAGCCGGGCGCGACGTGGATCTACTGCGGTCCGCAGCGCACCCGCACGGCCAGCGTCTCCGACATCTACGTGCCGGTGCCTCCGGGCGGCGAGGCGACCTTCGCCCTCGGCCTGGCCAATGCCCTGATCGCCGCAGGCGCCTCGAGCGGCGCGGCCGACTTCGCCGAGTTCAAGTCCCTGGTCGCGGCCTACACCCCGGCCAAGGTCCAGGATATGATCGGCGTCGCGCCCGAGACCATGAAGAAGGTCGTGGACGCGCTCAAGGCCGCCCGCAGGCCCCTGGTGGTGCCCGGCTCGGCCATCGCCCAGGGCGGCTCGCAGGCCGCCTTCGTGGCCGGAATGGCGCTGAACCTGCTGCTCGGCAACGTCGGCAGGCCCGGCGGCGTGCGGCCCCTGCCCGCGCTGCCCGCGGTGGTCTCCGGCGCCACGGCGCGCGACGAGGTCTTCGGCAAGGACGTGGTGGCCTGGCTCTCCGGAGTCGCTTCCGGCGCCAAGCCCGCGCCCAAGCTGCTCATGGTCTACGAGGCCGACCCCCGCTACGCGCTGCCGTCCACGGCGGCCATGAACGCGGCCCTGGACAAGGCCGGCTTCACCGTGAGCTTCTCGCCCTTCATGGACGAGACCTCCTCCAAGGCCGACCTCATCCTGCCCAACCCGCTCTGCCTGGAGCGTTACGACGACCTGCAGACCCCTTACGGCTCGGGCTTCGCCTCCTACACCCTGGGCACCCCGGTGACCAAGCCGGTGGCCAACGGCAAGGCGACCTGCGACGTGCTCCTGGGCGCCGCCGGAAAGCTCGGCATGAACCTCGGCTTCTCCTCCTTCGAGTCGGTGCTCGAGGCCAAGATGCAGGCCGTGGAAGGCTCCGGCGGCTTCATCGCCGGTCAGACCCAGCCCTGGCAGGCCATCGCCCAGGGCGCCTCGCCCACGGCCGGTGCCGTGGCCGACGGGCTCAAGAAGGGCAAGGCCTGGGTCAGCGTGCGCACGGTGGAGCAGGGCGGCCTGTCCATGGGCGCCTCGCTGCTCGCCAAGGCGGCCGCCTTCAAGGCCCCGGGGAGCGACTTCCCCCTGCTGCTGGCGCCGCTCTACCAGCTCAACGTGGGCACCACGCACATGGCCATTCCCGACTACAACCTGCCGACCATCCGCGAGGACGAGCTCAAGGGCAAGTGCATGTTCGTCTTCCTGAACGGCAAGACCGCAAAGGCCGCGGGCCTCTCGCAGGGCGATACGGTCACGGTCTCGAGCGCCGCCGGCTCCGTGAAGGGCCTCGTCGGCATCGACGAGTCCGTCATGCCCGGCGTGGTCGCCGCCCCCATGGGCTTCGGCCACACCTCCTGGGACGCGCACTCGAGCGGCAAGGGCGACAACCTGAACAAGGTTTTTGCGGTCAGCGACGAGCCCGGCGCCGGTCTGCCCACCTGGGCGGCCGTCGCGGTCAAGATAGCTAAAGGCTAAGCCAAAGGACGCCGTATATGTCTGAACATAAGAACTTCAGAATCCGGTGGGGAATGGCCATCGACCTGGACAAGTGCACGGGCTGCGGCGCGTGCGTGGTCTCCTGCCAGGTCGAGAACAACAACGCCCCGCTCGTCGACGCCTCCGACAAGGAGCGCATCGTCAACTGGCTGACCGTCTACCGCCTCGAGAACGGCAAGTCGTTCCCCGACGCCGAGGTGGCCTACCTTCCCCGGCCCTGCATGCAGTGCGGCAACCCCTCCTGCGTGCCGGTCTGCCCGGTCGTGGCCACGGACAAGAACGAGGAAGGCGGCATCGTCAGCCAGATCTACCCCCGCTGCATCGGCTGCCGGTACTGCATGGCGGCCTGCCCCTACCACGTCCGCGTGTTCAACTGGTTCGATCCGGTCTGGCCCAAGGGCATGGAGAAGACGCTGACCCCGTTCACCTCCACGCGTCCCCGCGGCGTGGTCGAGAAGTGCAACTTCTGCCACCAGCGCTGGGACATGGCCAAGGAGAAGGCGCGCAAGGACGGCACCGATCCCATGGATCTGCCCGAGGGCGCGTACGTCCCGGCCTGCGTCGAGACCTGCCCCACCGGCGCGCTGGTCTTCGGCGACCTGAACAACAAGGACCACAAGGTCAGCCAGCTGGCTCACGGGCCGCATGCCCGCAGGCTGCTCGAGCGCCTCGGCGGCGATCCCCAGGTCTACTACATCAGCCGCCGCGACTGGGTGCTGGATCTGCTCGACAACCATCTGGCCGGGGAAGCCGGCCACGGCAAGGCCGAAGGAGGGCACCATGGCTAAGCCCATCGACTCCGCGCTCTTTCCCGGCGACTTCCCGCGCTGCAGCCTGCTGAAGTTCCTCATCTGGCTGAGCTTCTGGGGAGTTCTGTTCCTGGCCGGCATCTACGCGGCCTACGTCGTGTTCGCCAACGGCCTGGGCATGACCGGCCTGACGAACTACTTCGCCTTCGGCCTGTACATCACCTTCGACCTGGCGGTCATCGCCCTGGGCGCGGGTGCGTTCTTCAGCGGCCTTCTGCGCTACATCCTGAACATGGACGAGCTGAAGAACATCATCAACCTGGCGGTCATCGGCGGCTTCTTCTGCTACTCCGGCGCCATGCTCATCCTGACCATGGAGCTCGGGCAGCCGCTGCGCGCCTGGTTCGGCTTCTGGCACCCCAACGTCCACTCCATGCTCACGGAAGTCATCTTCTGCATCAGCTGCTACCTCCTGGTCCTGACCATCGAGTACGTGCCGCTGATCATGGAGCAGAAGCACCTGAACAAGGTTCCCTTCCTGCACAACTTCGCCCACAACATGCACATCTTCATGCCGCTGTTCGCGGGCATCGGCGCCTTCCTGTCCACCTTCCACCAGGGCTCCCTGGGCGGCATGTACGGCGTCATGTTCGCGCGGCCCTTCGTCTTCCGCGAAGGCTTCTTCATCTGGCCGTGGACCTTCTTCCTCTTCGTCATGTCCGCGGCCGCCGTGGGTCCGTGCTTCACGACCCTGATCTGCAAGTGCATCGAGCTCGCCTCGGGCCGCCAGATGACCACGTGGAAGGTCAAGCAGCTCATGGGCAAGATCTCGGGCACCATGCTCTCGCTGTACCTGTTCTTCAAGCTCATCGACACCTACAACTGGGCCGTGAACCTGCTGCCCACCCTGGGCGAGACCTACGAGCAGATGTTCCACGGCCTGGTCTACGGGCAGTGGCTCTTCTGGCTGGAGCTCGGCGTGTGCGGCGTGATCCCGGCGGTCATCCTGCTCATGAAGCCCCTGCGCAACAACCACACGCTCTTCTGGACGGCCTGCATCCTGGCCTGCGTGGGCATCTCGCTCAACCGCTACACCGTCACGGTGCAGGGCCTGGCCGCCCCGGTCATGCCCTTCGACGTCTGGCGCGTGTACACCCCGCGTTGGACCGAGATCCTGCCCTCGATCATGGTCCTCGCCTACGGCGTGATCATCGTCTCCCTCTCCTATCGGTACCTCCCGGTCTTCCCGCAGGAGAAGGAGCTGAACCAGGCGCCTGCCGAAGGCTAGCGCGCCCGTCCATCCATGCCTCGTCCTTTGGAAAGGCCCGCCTCGGCGGGCCTTTCTTTTGTGCATGCCCGGCCCGGCCGTGCCCGGCTTTCCCGCGGTGGACGGCCCGCTTCGCCCGGTATACAAGGGGAAAGCCCTGCCGGGCAGCGCGTCCGCCGGACCCGGCGGCGCCGATAAGGTCATCCGAAGGGAGCATGCATGGACTTTTTCCGCGGCAAGAAGATTCTCATCACCGGTGGGCTCGGCTTCATCGGCTCCAACCTGGCCCGACGCCTGCTCGAACTCGGCTCCGAGGTGGTCCTGGTGGACAGCCTCATTCCGGAGTACGGCGGCAACATGGCCAACGTGGCCGACATCCGCGGCCGCGTCGAGGTGAACATCGCGGACGTGCGCGACCCGCACGCCATGAAGTGGCTCGTGCAGGGCCGCGACGTGCTCTTCAACCTCGCGGGCCAGACCAGCCACATGGATTCCATGGCCGACCCCTACACGGACCTCGAGATCAACGCCAAGGCGCAGCTCTCCATCCTCGAGTCCTGCCGCCACCACAATCCGGAAATCCGCATCGTCTTCGCGGGCACGCGCCAGATCTACGGCAAGCCGGACAGGCTGCCCGTGGACGAGGAGCATCCCATCCGCCCGGTGGACGTCAACGGCATCAACAAGGTGGCGGGCGAGTGGTACCACCTGCTCTACCACCAGGTGTACGGCATCCGCTCGAGCGTCCTGCGCCTGACCAACACCTACGGCCCGGCCATGCGCATCAAGGACGCGCGCCAGACCTTCCTCGGCATCTGGGTGCGCCTGCTGCTCGAGGGAAAGCCAATAGAGGTCTGGGGAGGCGAGCAGTTGCGCGACTTCACCTACGTGGACGACTGCGTGGAGGCGCTGCTCCTCGCGGCCTGCCGCGATCAGGCCTTTGGCCGCGTCTACAACCTGGGCGGCGACCGCGTGGTCTCCCTGCGCGAGCTGGCGGAGCTGCTCATCAAGGCCGCGGGCGAAGGCGAGTTCGTGGTCCGGGAGTTCCCCGCCGAGCGCAAGAAGATCGACATCGGCGACTACTATTCCGACGACGCCCGCATCCGCTCGGAACTCGGCTGGGAGCCGCGCGTCTCTCTGGAGGAGGGGCTGTCGCGCACCGTGGCCTATTACCGCGAACACCTGGCGGACTACCTCTAGGTCCCGCCTTTCGTCTCTCGTTCAGCCTTTTTGGGCGTCGCCTCCTCGGGAGATGGGCGAAAAAAAAGACCGCGCCTGGGCGCGGTCTTTTGCGTGCCGCCGGAGGAGGGTTCTACCGGCGATGCACTGGGGGTTCGTTAGGAGGCGCCTTCCTCGGCCACCTCGCAGCAGCCGCGGAACTTGACCAGGAAGATCACCAGGGAGACCGCCGCGGAGCCGACGCCGATGATCGTGGCCACGTTGAGCGGCAGCCTGAAGCCGATGGGCGCGTAGCACAGGTACGTGTTGACCACCGCGGTCATGAACACCGCGGGCACGGTGGCGATCCAGTGCATCTTGCCCTGCTTGATCAGGTAGGCGGCGCCCGCCCAGAGGACGATGGCGGCCAGCGTCTGGTTGGCCCAGCCGAAGTAGCGCCAGATCACGCCGAACTCGAACTTGGTGATGGCGAAGCCGACCAGGAACAGGGGCACGGAGATCAGGAGCCGCTTCACGATGGGCTTCTGGTTCATCTTCAGGAACTCGGCGATGATCAGGCGCGCGCTGCGGAACGCGGTGTCGCCCGAAGTGATGGGCAGGACGACCACGCCGATGATCGCGAGCAGGCCGCCGAAGCCGCCGAGCAGCGAGGTGCAGACCTCGTTGACCACGAAGGCCGGGCCGCCCTTGGCCAGGGCCGCGTTC is part of the Desulfovibrio sp. X2 genome and encodes:
- the rfbC gene encoding dTDP-4-dehydrorhamnose 3,5-epimerase, with product MDISQTALGGLLCLRPKVFADARGFFLESYNRDAFREAGITCEFVQDNHAYSKDKGVLRGLHFQAPPSAQSKLVWVTRGAVFDVAVDLRSDSPTYGRWEGFTLSAENFTRLFIPRGFAHGYVTLTPDTEFMYKVDAVYDPKSEGGIRWDDPDLAIDWPVEDPMLSDKDRRQPDFASFRSPFNCENTTKPQGR
- a CDS encoding mannose-1-phosphate guanylyltransferase/mannose-6-phosphate isomerase, which translates into the protein MQDSAATSPKACEGHHAIILAGGSGTRLWPVSRTLLPKQLMPLGGEKSLLQQTVLRALTVFTPGHIWVVTNEEHVFEVRAQLREIDPALTAQALAEPVGRNTLPAILLGLERVVAQDERACVAVFPSDHMIRNDEGWRASMERALELAASDWFVTFGVEPTKPETGYGYIRHGRELGDGAFEVAAFAEKPGIKAAQAFVDSGEYFWNSGMFVFSAERFLGAVADFQPELDAWWRTRGEAPLTQGYGKLPDISVDYGIAEKIAKQAVVKAAFDWDDLGNWEAIYRLDPKDSCGNAVEGDVLALGCEGNLLLSRGGKLAAVGLRNMIVVQTRDATLICPKDEVQRVKDVVGLLKAQGSPLVEAHVTVNRPWGSYTVLEEGSGYKVKRIMVHPGARLSQQMHHHRSEHWIVIKGTAVAEVDDTEHLLTENQSIDIPKGGRHRLFNPGKLPLEIIEVQSGPYLEEDDIVRFDDIYGRIRS
- the qrcA gene encoding menaquinone reductase multiheme cytochrome c subunit QrcA, which encodes MERKSGFDTGALAFLFLGLLFGLGFGWFVFPQLLYSEVRQPIPFNHKTHIENAGMSCEDCHKFRDDGSFAGYPDTAQCGECHADTTGGDTPGEKAIDKLVTEYVQPGKEVEWQTYQYQPDNVFFTHSAHQAFECTQCHPDIGNSATAPVLYRDRLTGYSKTTMKMDRCERCHAENGVSNACYVCHK
- the qrcB gene encoding menaquinone reductase molybdopterin-binding-like subunit QrcB, giving the protein MSLTRRGFLFVLGAGAGVTLSPVLWKLTDDVAIWSQNWPWIPRLQYGALAKKPGLSKAFAGGSPLEVLTVAGRPVEAQGHADNPLSQGSLPAVAAPEVQMLYKAARVTGPMKKTGEGKYEPMAWEDAEALLAEKLKEAGPATAMITGDVTGTSSEVFSALLRGLGSTDLYTMPSEQQSAGRAWRSVMGGKGTPGYDIENSDCILALGPDLLESFGTPVRNAKAFSRTRPTGEKPGATWIYCGPQRTRTASVSDIYVPVPPGGEATFALGLANALIAAGASSGAADFAEFKSLVAAYTPAKVQDMIGVAPETMKKVVDALKAARRPLVVPGSAIAQGGSQAAFVAGMALNLLLGNVGRPGGVRPLPALPAVVSGATARDEVFGKDVVAWLSGVASGAKPAPKLLMVYEADPRYALPSTAAMNAALDKAGFTVSFSPFMDETSSKADLILPNPLCLERYDDLQTPYGSGFASYTLGTPVTKPVANGKATCDVLLGAAGKLGMNLGFSSFESVLEAKMQAVEGSGGFIAGQTQPWQAIAQGASPTAGAVADGLKKGKAWVSVRTVEQGGLSMGASLLAKAAAFKAPGSDFPLLLAPLYQLNVGTTHMAIPDYNLPTIREDELKGKCMFVFLNGKTAKAAGLSQGDTVTVSSAAGSVKGLVGIDESVMPGVVAAPMGFGHTSWDAHSSGKGDNLNKVFAVSDEPGAGLPTWAAVAVKIAKG
- the qrcC gene encoding menaquinone reductase iron-sulfur cluster-binding subunit QrcC — its product is MSEHKNFRIRWGMAIDLDKCTGCGACVVSCQVENNNAPLVDASDKERIVNWLTVYRLENGKSFPDAEVAYLPRPCMQCGNPSCVPVCPVVATDKNEEGGIVSQIYPRCIGCRYCMAACPYHVRVFNWFDPVWPKGMEKTLTPFTSTRPRGVVEKCNFCHQRWDMAKEKARKDGTDPMDLPEGAYVPACVETCPTGALVFGDLNNKDHKVSQLAHGPHARRLLERLGGDPQVYYISRRDWVLDLLDNHLAGEAGHGKAEGGHHG
- the qrcD gene encoding menaquinone reductase integral membrane subunit QrcD, whose product is MAKPIDSALFPGDFPRCSLLKFLIWLSFWGVLFLAGIYAAYVVFANGLGMTGLTNYFAFGLYITFDLAVIALGAGAFFSGLLRYILNMDELKNIINLAVIGGFFCYSGAMLILTMELGQPLRAWFGFWHPNVHSMLTEVIFCISCYLLVLTIEYVPLIMEQKHLNKVPFLHNFAHNMHIFMPLFAGIGAFLSTFHQGSLGGMYGVMFARPFVFREGFFIWPWTFFLFVMSAAAVGPCFTTLICKCIELASGRQMTTWKVKQLMGKISGTMLSLYLFFKLIDTYNWAVNLLPTLGETYEQMFHGLVYGQWLFWLELGVCGVIPAVILLMKPLRNNHTLFWTACILACVGISLNRYTVTVQGLAAPVMPFDVWRVYTPRWTEILPSIMVLAYGVIIVSLSYRYLPVFPQEKELNQAPAEG
- a CDS encoding NAD(P)-dependent oxidoreductase codes for the protein MDFFRGKKILITGGLGFIGSNLARRLLELGSEVVLVDSLIPEYGGNMANVADIRGRVEVNIADVRDPHAMKWLVQGRDVLFNLAGQTSHMDSMADPYTDLEINAKAQLSILESCRHHNPEIRIVFAGTRQIYGKPDRLPVDEEHPIRPVDVNGINKVAGEWYHLLYHQVYGIRSSVLRLTNTYGPAMRIKDARQTFLGIWVRLLLEGKPIEVWGGEQLRDFTYVDDCVEALLLAACRDQAFGRVYNLGGDRVVSLRELAELLIKAAGEGEFVVREFPAERKKIDIGDYYSDDARIRSELGWEPRVSLEEGLSRTVAYYREHLADYL